The following are encoded together in the Streptomyces rapamycinicus NRRL 5491 genome:
- a CDS encoding TetR/AcrR family transcriptional regulator, translating to MSKPAARIRLADAAFVLFDERGYERTTVDDIAERAGVGRTTFFRHYRSKEAVIFPDHDRLLELIRDRLATSSESTALVAVSDAVRLVLLHYIDEGDLAHRRYALTSKVAALRDREIASVARYQRLFREFIADWMGDPTEAASLRAELMAAAVVAAHNHVLRRWLRGESADPVAEVDEAMREVLALFPAPQSPGERGDDGTTLVAFRTSQDLDALLPSLRRLIEDGP from the coding sequence ATGAGCAAGCCAGCCGCGCGGATCCGGCTCGCGGACGCCGCGTTCGTTCTCTTCGACGAACGCGGATACGAGCGGACCACCGTCGATGACATCGCTGAACGGGCCGGAGTGGGCCGTACGACGTTCTTCCGGCACTACCGGTCCAAGGAAGCGGTCATCTTCCCCGACCACGACCGGCTGCTGGAGCTGATCAGGGACCGCCTGGCGACCTCCAGTGAGAGCACCGCCCTGGTCGCCGTGTCCGACGCCGTACGCCTGGTGCTGCTGCACTACATCGACGAGGGCGACCTCGCGCACCGCAGGTACGCGCTCACCAGTAAGGTCGCCGCCCTGCGGGACCGGGAGATCGCCAGCGTGGCGCGCTACCAGCGACTGTTCCGTGAATTCATCGCGGACTGGATGGGAGACCCCACCGAGGCGGCCTCGCTTCGGGCCGAGCTCATGGCGGCGGCAGTGGTGGCGGCGCACAACCACGTATTGCGCCGATGGCTCCGGGGAGAGTCCGCGGACCCCGTCGCAGAGGTCGACGAGGCGATGCGCGAAGTCCTCGCTCTCTTCCCGGCGCCTCAGTCCCCCGGGGAAAGGGGCGATGACGGCACCACCCTGGTCGCGTTCCGGACCAGCCAGGACCTCGATGCCCTGCTCCCCTCGCTACGACGCCTCATCGAGGACGGCCCGTGA
- a CDS encoding acyl-CoA carboxylase subunit beta, translating to MDSVTQSAEEQSAEDVSGTDIRTTAGKLAGLQRRIGEATHAGSARAIEKQHAKGKLTARERIELLLDEGSFVELDEFARHRSTNFGLDDNRPYGDGVVTGYGTVDGRPVAVFSQDFTVFGGALGEVYGQKIVKVMDFALKTGCPVIGINDSGGARIQEGVASLGAYGEIFRRNTHASGVIPQISLVVGPCAGGAVYSPAITDFTVMVDQTSHMFITGPDVIKTVTGEDVGFEELGGAHTHNSTSGVAHHMAGDEKDAVEYVKQLLSYLPSNNLSRAPVFPEEADLAVTDEDLELDTLVPDSANQPYGMHTVIEHMLDDAEFFETQPLFAPNIVTGFGRVEGHPVGIVANQPMRSAGCLDIKASEKGARFVRTCDAFNIPVITFVDVPGFLPGVDQEHDGIIRRGAKLIYAYAEATVPLITVITRKAFGGAYDVMGSKHLGADLNLAWPTAQIAVMGAQGAVNILHRRTLVEAEAETGGDVEATRARLIQEYEDALLNPYVAAERGYVDAVIMPSETRRHIVRGLRQLSTKRESLPPRKHGNIPL from the coding sequence GTGGATTCCGTTACACAGAGTGCCGAGGAACAGAGTGCCGAGGACGTGTCCGGCACCGACATCCGCACCACCGCGGGCAAGCTCGCGGGTCTCCAGCGCCGTATCGGGGAAGCGACGCACGCCGGCTCCGCACGCGCCATCGAAAAGCAGCACGCCAAGGGCAAGCTGACGGCCCGTGAGCGGATCGAGCTGCTGCTCGACGAGGGCTCCTTCGTGGAGCTCGACGAGTTCGCCCGGCACCGCTCCACCAACTTCGGCCTGGACGACAACCGCCCCTACGGCGACGGCGTCGTCACCGGGTACGGCACGGTGGACGGCCGCCCGGTGGCCGTGTTCTCCCAGGACTTCACCGTCTTCGGCGGCGCGCTGGGCGAGGTGTACGGCCAGAAGATCGTCAAGGTGATGGACTTCGCGCTGAAGACCGGCTGCCCGGTCATCGGCATCAACGACTCCGGCGGCGCCCGCATCCAGGAGGGCGTGGCCTCCCTCGGCGCCTACGGTGAGATCTTCCGCCGCAACACCCACGCGAGCGGTGTCATCCCGCAGATCAGCCTGGTCGTGGGCCCGTGCGCGGGGGGCGCCGTGTACTCCCCGGCGATCACCGACTTCACGGTCATGGTCGACCAGACCTCGCACATGTTCATCACCGGCCCGGACGTCATCAAGACCGTCACAGGTGAGGACGTCGGCTTCGAGGAGCTGGGCGGCGCCCACACCCACAACTCCACCTCCGGCGTGGCCCATCACATGGCCGGTGACGAGAAGGACGCCGTCGAATACGTCAAGCAGCTGCTGTCGTACCTGCCGTCCAACAACCTCTCCCGGGCGCCGGTCTTCCCCGAGGAGGCGGACCTCGCCGTCACGGACGAGGACCTCGAGCTGGACACCCTCGTGCCCGACAGCGCCAACCAGCCGTACGGCATGCACACGGTGATCGAGCACATGCTCGACGACGCCGAGTTCTTCGAGACGCAGCCGCTGTTCGCGCCGAACATCGTGACGGGCTTCGGGCGGGTCGAGGGCCACCCGGTGGGCATCGTGGCCAACCAGCCGATGCGGTCCGCGGGCTGTCTGGACATCAAGGCGAGCGAGAAGGGCGCGCGCTTCGTACGCACCTGCGACGCCTTCAACATCCCGGTCATCACCTTTGTCGATGTGCCGGGCTTCCTGCCGGGCGTCGACCAGGAGCACGACGGCATCATCCGCCGCGGCGCCAAACTGATCTACGCCTACGCGGAGGCGACGGTCCCGCTGATCACGGTGATCACCCGCAAGGCGTTCGGTGGCGCGTACGACGTCATGGGCTCCAAGCACCTGGGCGCCGACCTCAACCTGGCCTGGCCGACGGCCCAGATCGCCGTGATGGGCGCCCAGGGCGCGGTCAACATCCTGCACCGCCGCACCCTTGTCGAGGCCGAGGCCGAGACCGGCGGCGACGTGGAGGCGACCCGGGCGCGGCTCATCCAGGAGTACGAGGACGCCCTCCTCAACCCCTATGTCGCGGCCGAGCGCGGCTACGTCGACGCGGTGATCATGCCGTCCGAGACCCGTCGGCACATCGTGCGCGGCCTGCGTCAGCTGAGCACCAAACGCGAGTCGCTGCCGCCCAGGAAGCACGGCAACATCCCCCTCTAG
- a CDS encoding Zn-ribbon domain-containing OB-fold protein produces MSHTAIETADNSPFAGDSVSTAVPQTDADQRSPIPAGGIRDGVLYFQRCRWCHTSVFRRLLCPVCGSTDMAEERSDGIGVIHHVTVVGRSTGKPRAMAIIDMDEGFRLRARVSAVPLARACVGAQVRLGFGPQPQEIAFHLCDS; encoded by the coding sequence ATGTCCCATACAGCGATCGAAACCGCGGACAACAGCCCCTTCGCAGGGGACAGCGTCTCGACTGCCGTACCGCAGACGGACGCGGACCAACGGAGCCCCATCCCAGCAGGGGGGATCCGGGACGGGGTGCTGTACTTCCAGCGCTGCCGCTGGTGCCATACCTCGGTCTTCCGCCGCCTGCTGTGCCCCGTCTGCGGCTCCACCGACATGGCCGAGGAACGCAGTGACGGCATCGGTGTCATCCATCACGTCACCGTTGTCGGCCGCAGCACGGGCAAGCCCCGCGCCATGGCTATCATCGACATGGACGAAGGGTTCCGCCTCCGTGCCAGGGTCAGCGCCGTGCCGCTGGCCAGGGCGTGTGTCGGAGCCCAGGTACGGCTGGGGTTCGGGCCGCAGCCACAGGAGATCGCCTTTCACCTCTGCGACTCATAA